The following proteins come from a genomic window of Companilactobacillus pabuli:
- a CDS encoding AEC family transporter, translating to MGVFFSSISGILIIIGLIAVGYGLSALGWFDDKSTRLIAKIVTQVALPAYMISTITKDFTAKKLIKLLPDLGVPVLSMTILIFISIILIKVLKIDPKHKGLFSSMFFNSNTVFVGLPVNMALFGEKSLPYVLVYYMANTTFFWTLGTYLIQMDGEIKGHFKLKTTLKKVFSPPLLGFIIGLILVMLHIQLPKFLMSDFQYLGGLTIPLSMIFIGISIYNAGLKNVSFHKDNLAILFGRFLCAPLLMAGLFLFIPATPLMKQVFIVQAAMPVMTNAPVVANLYHADSDYAAIMVTETTLLSLIVVPIIMTIIK from the coding sequence ATGGGTGTCTTTTTTTCTAGTATATCTGGAATCTTAATAATTATCGGTTTGATTGCCGTCGGCTATGGCTTAAGTGCATTAGGCTGGTTTGATGATAAGTCAACTCGTCTAATCGCTAAAATCGTTACTCAAGTAGCTTTGCCTGCATATATGATTTCAACTATTACTAAAGATTTTACGGCCAAAAAATTGATAAAACTCTTGCCTGACTTGGGCGTGCCAGTTTTATCAATGACTATCTTGATTTTCATTTCGATTATTTTGATCAAAGTATTAAAAATCGACCCTAAACATAAAGGACTTTTCAGTTCGATGTTTTTCAATTCCAACACAGTCTTTGTAGGTTTACCTGTCAATATGGCTTTATTTGGGGAAAAGAGTTTACCTTATGTTTTGGTTTATTATATGGCCAATACAACGTTCTTCTGGACTCTTGGGACCTATTTGATTCAAATGGATGGCGAGATTAAAGGTCACTTCAAACTCAAGACAACGTTGAAAAAAGTCTTCTCACCACCACTATTAGGATTTATTATCGGATTGATTCTAGTAATGCTCCACATTCAATTACCAAAATTCTTAATGTCTGACTTTCAATATTTGGGTGGTTTAACAATTCCTCTATCAATGATTTTCATTGGTATTTCTATTTATAACGCTGGACTCAAAAATGTTTCTTTCCACAAAGACAATCTGGCTATTCTCTTTGGAAGATTTCTCTGTGCTCCCTTGTTGATGGCTGGTTTATTCCTATTTATTCCAGCAACTCCATTAATGAAACAAGTCTTTATCGTTCAAGCAGCAATGCCTGTAATGACTAATGCCCCAGTTGTTGCAAATCTTTATCACGCCGATTCTGATTATGCTGCAATCATGGTTACAGAGACCACTCTATTGAGTTTGATTGTTGTGCCAATTATTATGACAATTATTAAGTAA
- a CDS encoding MalY/PatB family protein: MQFNFDKINDRRNANSSKWQVKEHELPMWVADMDIQTAPAIIEAMHKDADRGIFGYQYVPDEYYQAVASWYKEEHNFEPDLDWLVFSNGVMPSIGSILRHLTDLGDNVLLQEPNYNSFFNAITSNGRHIVNSELDYQYGKYSINWKDLEKKLSDPQTTAMIVCNPHNPAGIIWDRETLTRIGKLANKYDVLIISDEIHGDVTMPGYDYVPFASLDEEVTQNSISLVSPSKTFNLAILHAATLFIPNAKLRQKVEHAISVDGISSPGIMSMDASIAAYTEGHEWLTELRQYIQKNREYVEDFAKKNIPDIKVLPAQATYLAWIDCSKLTDKSDEFNQFLRDKTGLYLAEGTKYRGNGNQFLRMNLATPKSNVEDAMQRLAKGITEYKA, encoded by the coding sequence ATGCAATTTAATTTTGATAAAATCAATGATCGTCGCAACGCTAATTCTAGTAAGTGGCAGGTGAAGGAACACGAATTACCAATGTGGGTCGCTGATATGGATATTCAAACAGCGCCAGCTATCATCGAAGCAATGCACAAGGATGCTGATCGTGGGATTTTTGGTTATCAATACGTCCCTGATGAATACTATCAAGCTGTGGCTAGTTGGTACAAAGAAGAACACAATTTTGAACCAGATTTAGATTGGTTGGTCTTTAGTAACGGCGTTATGCCTAGCATTGGATCAATTTTGCGTCATTTGACTGATTTAGGCGACAATGTTTTGTTACAAGAACCTAATTACAATTCGTTTTTTAACGCAATTACTAGCAATGGTCGTCATATCGTCAACAGTGAATTGGATTATCAATATGGCAAGTACAGTATTAATTGGAAAGATTTGGAAAAGAAGCTATCTGATCCACAAACTACAGCTATGATTGTTTGCAATCCTCATAATCCTGCTGGAATTATTTGGGATAGAGAGACTTTGACAAGAATCGGCAAACTGGCTAATAAATATGATGTCTTAATTATTTCTGATGAAATTCACGGTGACGTTACAATGCCAGGTTATGATTATGTACCATTTGCTTCCTTGGATGAAGAAGTTACTCAAAACAGTATTTCGTTAGTATCTCCAAGTAAGACTTTCAATTTGGCAATTTTACACGCTGCTACCTTGTTCATACCTAATGCTAAATTACGTCAAAAAGTTGAGCATGCAATCTCAGTTGACGGAATCAGTAGTCCTGGTATTATGTCGATGGATGCCTCAATTGCAGCTTACACAGAAGGTCATGAATGGTTGACAGAACTTCGCCAATACATTCAAAAGAACCGTGAGTACGTTGAAGATTTTGCTAAGAAAAATATTCCTGATATTAAAGTATTACCAGCTCAAGCAACTTATCTAGCTTGGATCGACTGCTCGAAGTTAACTGACAAGTCAGATGAATTTAATCAATTCTTACGCGATAAGACTGGTTTATATTTGGCCGAAGGAACGAAATATCGTGGCAATGGTAATCAATTCTTGCGGATGAATTTGGCTACTCCAAAGAGTAATGTTGAAGATGCCATGCAACGTTTAGCAAAGGGAATCACTGAATATAAAGCTTAA
- a CDS encoding amino acid permease gives MSSLFRKKDIVNDLLHEQTLNRTLGAKDLIIMGVGVIVGSGIFITPGIIAANYAGPGVILTYLLAALVCIGAAFCYSEFSSTIPLAGSAYTYSYSVYGEIIAWIVGWSLISEYLFAASSTAVSWSAYFRNLLAGFGINLPKALQSAPGTAGNTGGRFDLIAFIIVLIATVLLLQGLNESMKVNTIMVYVKIFVILLFVAVTVFYVKPKNYNPFLPFGVGGIGRGAAVAFYAFLGFDVVSSASEEVKNPKRNMPIGIIASLLIVAILYSLVSLVLVGAVNYKQLNVADPVSHALNLLNLNWISGIVSLGAIMGMTTVLLVVIYGGTRLIFSLSRDGLLPKKFNHLSKQGVPVSSTFLVGLVAATVAAVVPIDKITELVNIGTLLAFSVTSVGVIFLRHSKNTKGLKPAFRVPFYPVFPLISFAACVYLMTQLQSFTWKMYAIWTAVGLVIYFGYSFRHSNEK, from the coding sequence ATGTCTTCACTCTTTCGGAAAAAAGATATCGTCAATGATTTATTACATGAGCAAACTCTAAATCGAACTCTTGGTGCCAAAGACCTCATTATCATGGGGGTTGGTGTCATTGTAGGGTCTGGTATCTTTATCACACCCGGAATTATTGCCGCCAACTATGCTGGACCTGGGGTCATCTTAACGTATTTATTGGCAGCTTTAGTTTGTATCGGTGCTGCCTTTTGTTATTCCGAATTTTCATCTACAATTCCTCTAGCTGGTAGTGCCTATACTTACTCTTATTCCGTTTACGGTGAAATTATCGCTTGGATCGTTGGTTGGTCCCTAATTTCTGAATACTTATTTGCGGCCTCTTCTACTGCTGTCAGTTGGTCAGCTTATTTCAGAAACCTTTTGGCAGGATTTGGTATCAATCTTCCCAAAGCCTTACAGTCAGCTCCTGGAACTGCTGGAAATACCGGTGGAAGATTTGACCTGATTGCCTTTATCATCGTTTTAATCGCGACTGTTCTTTTACTACAAGGTTTGAATGAATCGATGAAAGTCAACACGATCATGGTTTACGTCAAAATCTTCGTTATTCTGTTGTTCGTAGCCGTAACGGTCTTTTATGTAAAACCTAAGAATTACAATCCATTTCTTCCTTTTGGAGTTGGTGGGATTGGCCGTGGGGCCGCAGTTGCTTTCTATGCCTTCTTAGGATTTGATGTCGTGTCCTCTGCGAGTGAAGAAGTTAAAAATCCTAAACGCAATATGCCAATTGGAATCATCGCTTCACTATTAATCGTCGCTATCCTATATAGTTTAGTATCATTAGTTCTAGTTGGTGCCGTTAATTACAAACAGTTAAATGTCGCCGATCCAGTTTCTCACGCTTTGAACTTATTAAACTTAAATTGGATTTCCGGAATCGTTTCACTAGGTGCCATCATGGGTATGACAACCGTATTACTAGTAGTTATCTATGGTGGAACACGTCTGATTTTTTCATTAAGTCGTGATGGCTTATTACCTAAAAAATTCAATCATTTGAGCAAACAAGGTGTTCCTGTAAGTAGTACTTTCTTGGTAGGATTAGTTGCCGCAACCGTAGCTGCCGTTGTTCCCATCGATAAAATCACCGAATTAGTCAACATCGGAACATTACTAGCTTTCTCAGTTACATCAGTCGGTGTCATCTTCTTGCGTCACAGTAAAAACACCAAAGGTTTAAAGCCAGCCTTTCGAGTACCCTTCTATCCCGTCTTTCCATTGATCTCCTTTGCCGCTTGTGTCTATTTAATGACCCAATTGCAAAGTTTCACGTGGAAAATGTACGCCATCTGGACTGCGGTTGGTTTAGTAATTTACTTTGGTTATAGTTTTAGACATAGTAATGAAAAATAA
- the guaB gene encoding IMP dehydrogenase yields MSAWDTKFDKKGFTFDDVLLIPAESHVLPNEVDLSVQLAKNIKLNTPILSASMDTVTEAPMAIAMARQGGLGVIHKNMSIEQQADEVSKVKRSENGVIIDPIYLTADDEVAQAEKLMSTYRISGVPIVNNTNDLKLVGIITNRDLRFITDYSVKIGTVMTSEELVTAPVGTSLKEAEQILQKHRIEKLPLIDKNGRLGGLVTIKDIEKVKEFPNAAKDKYGRLLVAAAVGVTSDTFECAEALLNAGADAIIIDTAHGHSAGVLRKIGEIRAKFPEATLIAGNVATAEGTKALYDAGVDVVKVGIGPGSICTTRIVAGVGVPQLTAVYDAASVAHEYGKTIIADGGIKYSGDIVKALAGGGNAVMLGSMLAGTDEAPGDFEIYQGRRFKTYRGMGSLAAMSHGSSDRYFQSGVNEANKLVPEGIEGRVAAKGAVGDVIYQLLGGLRSGMGYVGAHNLKELQDAQFIQISNAGLRESHPHDVTITKEAPNYSVK; encoded by the coding sequence ATGTCGGCATGGGATACAAAATTTGATAAAAAGGGATTCACGTTTGATGACGTCTTACTAATTCCAGCGGAGAGTCACGTTTTACCAAACGAAGTAGATTTATCAGTTCAATTGGCTAAGAATATTAAATTAAACACTCCAATTTTGAGTGCAAGTATGGATACAGTTACCGAAGCACCAATGGCCATCGCAATGGCACGTCAAGGTGGATTAGGTGTTATTCACAAGAATATGAGTATTGAACAACAAGCTGACGAGGTTTCAAAAGTTAAGCGCTCAGAAAATGGTGTCATTATTGACCCAATTTACTTAACTGCAGATGACGAGGTTGCTCAAGCAGAAAAGTTAATGAGTACTTATCGTATCAGCGGTGTGCCAATCGTTAACAACACCAATGATCTAAAATTAGTTGGTATTATTACTAACAGAGATTTACGTTTCATTACTGACTATTCTGTAAAAATCGGAACAGTTATGACTAGTGAAGAATTAGTTACTGCACCAGTTGGTACTTCTCTAAAAGAAGCAGAACAAATTCTTCAAAAACATCGTATTGAAAAACTTCCTTTGATCGATAAAAACGGTCGTTTGGGTGGTTTAGTAACAATTAAAGATATTGAAAAAGTTAAAGAATTTCCTAACGCTGCCAAAGATAAGTATGGTCGTTTGTTAGTTGCGGCAGCTGTTGGTGTAACTAGTGATACTTTTGAATGTGCTGAAGCTCTTTTAAATGCTGGTGCTGATGCAATTATTATCGATACAGCTCACGGTCATTCAGCTGGTGTTCTTAGAAAAATCGGTGAAATCAGAGCTAAGTTCCCAGAAGCTACTTTGATTGCTGGTAACGTCGCTACCGCTGAAGGTACTAAAGCTCTTTACGATGCTGGTGTTGATGTTGTTAAAGTTGGTATCGGACCTGGTTCAATTTGTACAACTAGAATCGTTGCCGGTGTTGGTGTTCCTCAATTAACTGCTGTTTATGATGCTGCTAGTGTAGCTCATGAATATGGCAAGACAATTATCGCCGATGGTGGTATCAAGTATTCAGGTGATATCGTTAAAGCTCTAGCTGGTGGTGGTAACGCCGTTATGCTTGGTTCAATGTTAGCTGGTACTGATGAAGCACCTGGTGACTTTGAAATTTATCAAGGTCGTCGTTTCAAGACTTATCGTGGAATGGGTAGTTTAGCTGCCATGTCCCATGGTTCATCTGATCGTTACTTCCAAAGTGGTGTAAATGAAGCTAACAAGTTAGTTCCAGAAGGTATCGAAGGTCGTGTCGCTGCCAAAGGTGCTGTTGGCGATGTAATTTATCAACTACTTGGTGGATTGCGTTCAGGTATGGGCTATGTTGGTGCTCACAACTTGAAGGAATTACAAGATGCACAATTTATTCAAATTTCTAACGCTGGATTGAGAGAATCACATCCACATGACGTTACAATTACTAAAGAAGCTCCTAACTATTCAGTTAAATAA
- a CDS encoding nucleoside triphosphate pyrophosphohydrolase — MKKLVRDKIPDILADNAEFEVLSNEDYRLSLRHKIVEEAKEVQNAQSRANLVEELGDLEEVIRAILTDASINYEEMDSLRQAKINQKGNFSQKFVMINNNEES; from the coding sequence ATGAAGAAATTAGTTAGAGATAAAATACCGGACATTCTCGCCGATAATGCCGAATTTGAAGTTCTTTCCAATGAAGATTATCGTCTATCTTTGCGACATAAAATCGTTGAAGAAGCTAAAGAAGTCCAAAACGCTCAATCGCGCGCCAATCTTGTTGAAGAATTAGGGGATCTTGAAGAAGTTATTCGTGCTATTTTGACTGATGCTTCAATAAATTATGAAGAAATGGACAGTTTGCGCCAAGCGAAAATCAATCAAAAGGGTAATTTTTCGCAAAAATTTGTTATGATAAACAACAATGAAGAATCGTAA
- a CDS encoding DUF1304 domain-containing protein → MQILTLFIVALVALEHIGIAGIEMFAKPEVQANAFDMPVEFVKDSHAKIALANQGIYNGLFGVLMLLMILFFTGAVLRTILILMLLYVIGVAIYGAFTATKKILFLQGLPALIALVLVAIFYK, encoded by the coding sequence ATGCAAATTTTAACTTTATTTATAGTCGCATTGGTGGCTTTGGAGCATATCGGCATTGCCGGCATTGAAATGTTTGCCAAGCCTGAAGTTCAAGCCAATGCTTTCGATATGCCTGTCGAATTCGTTAAAGATTCACATGCTAAAATAGCTTTAGCTAATCAGGGTATTTATAACGGCCTATTTGGCGTTTTAATGTTATTGATGATCTTATTCTTTACTGGAGCAGTTTTAAGAACCATTCTTATTTTGATGTTGCTCTACGTTATCGGCGTCGCTATTTATGGCGCTTTTACAGCCACAAAGAAAATATTATTTTTACAAGGTTTACCAGCTTTAATAGCTTTAGTTTTAGTAGCTATTTTTTATAAGTAA
- a CDS encoding putative polysaccharide biosynthesis protein, which produces MKKDSLLKSSLWISISGILSRILSVVYIIPWNLWIGPVAVGAANALYGKVYNIYNLFLIIATAGIPSAISKEVAAHNALGRFDQSEKLFKKYTIYMSLVGIVLAFIMFFGAKYVAIVLAAGDMRVVTPIKYLSIAMLIIPALGILRGYIQGYAFISYSAFSQVIEQIARVAYMLYATYTIMILQKGSYMAAVNQSTLASFIGATLAYIFLLWIRVRVRKTVTIPDIKPSDDVKENGPEISFSSMLRSAIPFLLVDTIMTVLQLFDQTTFTWIYELILHASQKTIDDLYAMFGFQANKLIMVLVSLAISVSASVIPALSAMITRKTGLKTVQKLMQNIVQFTFFIILPATFGMMAISRQLWTVFVFYDQSILGSKVLIVSCVEAFFYCLFMILENILQVTHHVRKSLVYLAFAYIIKMILQVPLTVSLGVYGPVTATAIAFILMSYFAFRLINKQFQIVNKELGKKLFRILLDGVVMLLVVAIANFFIVKVISDATKIGAIIVIIICGLIGVAVYGFLAYKDGSLSILKDIRDTKIY; this is translated from the coding sequence ATGAAAAAAGATTCATTACTCAAGAGTTCTCTCTGGATTTCTATCAGTGGGATTCTTTCAAGAATACTTTCGGTCGTCTATATCATTCCTTGGAATCTTTGGATTGGCCCGGTAGCTGTTGGTGCAGCGAACGCTTTGTATGGGAAAGTTTACAATATTTATAACCTTTTCTTGATCATTGCTACAGCTGGAATTCCTTCGGCTATTTCAAAAGAAGTTGCCGCTCACAATGCTTTGGGTCGCTTTGACCAAAGTGAGAAGCTCTTCAAAAAATATACAATTTATATGTCCCTAGTCGGAATCGTTTTAGCATTCATTATGTTCTTCGGAGCTAAATATGTGGCAATTGTTCTGGCTGCCGGCGATATGCGTGTTGTAACGCCAATTAAATATTTGAGTATCGCAATGCTAATTATTCCAGCTCTTGGAATTTTGCGTGGTTACATTCAAGGATATGCCTTTATTTCTTATTCAGCCTTTTCACAAGTTATCGAACAAATTGCTCGTGTAGCTTACATGCTTTATGCAACTTACACAATCATGATATTGCAAAAAGGTAGCTATATGGCAGCCGTTAACCAATCGACTTTGGCTTCATTCATTGGGGCAACCTTAGCTTACATATTCCTCTTGTGGATTCGTGTTCGGGTTAGAAAAACAGTCACTATTCCTGACATTAAACCTAGTGATGACGTTAAAGAAAATGGTCCAGAAATCAGTTTCAGTTCAATGTTGCGTTCAGCTATTCCATTCTTATTAGTTGATACAATTATGACCGTTTTACAATTGTTCGACCAAACGACTTTTACTTGGATTTACGAATTGATCTTACACGCCAGCCAAAAGACAATCGATGACTTGTATGCGATGTTTGGATTCCAAGCCAACAAATTGATTATGGTGCTAGTTTCCTTGGCAATTTCTGTTTCAGCCTCCGTTATACCAGCGTTATCCGCTATGATCACTCGTAAAACTGGTCTAAAAACTGTTCAAAAATTAATGCAAAATATCGTTCAATTCACGTTCTTCATTATTTTGCCTGCTACTTTTGGAATGATGGCTATCAGTCGTCAACTATGGACTGTTTTCGTCTTCTATGACCAAAGCATCCTCGGTTCTAAAGTCTTGATCGTTTCTTGTGTTGAAGCTTTCTTCTATTGTTTGTTCATGATTTTGGAAAACATTCTCCAAGTTACACATCATGTTAGAAAGTCATTAGTCTACTTAGCATTTGCTTACATTATTAAGATGATTTTACAAGTACCACTAACAGTTAGTTTAGGAGTTTATGGACCGGTTACTGCTACTGCTATTGCCTTCATTCTGATGTCATACTTTGCTTTCAGACTAATCAACAAGCAATTCCAAATCGTCAATAAAGAATTGGGTAAGAAATTGTTCCGAATTCTTCTTGATGGAGTTGTGATGTTACTTGTAGTTGCCATAGCTAATTTCTTTATCGTCAAAGTAATTTCTGACGCTACTAAGATTGGTGCCATCATTGTCATCATTATCTGTGGTTTGATCGGTGTAGCCGTTTATGGCTTCTTAGCTTATAAAGATGGATCATTGAGTATTCTAAAAGATATTCGTGATACTAAGATTTATTAA
- the scrK gene encoding fructokinase ScrK, whose product MLVGSIEAGGTKFVCAVGDEDYRIKDSVHFPTTTPEETLRKTIDYFKQFDIEALGIASFGPIEQRKNSPKYGYITSTPKPGWKDTDFVGALKKELNVPMFWTTDVNGSAYGEYVMSTLSNEKINSLVYYTIGTGVGAGAIADGKFIGNVGHPEMGHTFLKRHPDDLDFKGICPFHGDCLEGLVAGPTFDARLGKPGKDVPLTDHVWDIMAYYVAQAAIQVTLILRPDKIVFGGGVVSETFLDKVRVQFKELLNDYVEVPELDKYITMPVVKNNGSATLGDFALAIRELNAFQD is encoded by the coding sequence TTGCTAGTAGGAAGTATTGAAGCAGGCGGAACAAAATTTGTTTGTGCTGTTGGTGACGAAGACTACCGTATCAAGGATAGTGTTCATTTCCCAACAACAACACCTGAGGAAACATTAAGAAAAACAATCGATTATTTCAAACAATTCGATATCGAAGCTCTCGGTATTGCTTCATTTGGACCAATCGAACAACGTAAGAATTCACCAAAATATGGTTACATCACTTCAACACCTAAGCCAGGTTGGAAAGATACTGATTTTGTCGGTGCCTTGAAGAAAGAATTAAATGTACCAATGTTTTGGACAACTGACGTTAACGGTTCAGCTTATGGCGAATACGTAATGTCAACTCTATCTAACGAAAAGATCAATTCATTGGTTTACTACACAATCGGTACTGGTGTGGGAGCTGGTGCAATTGCTGATGGTAAATTTATCGGTAATGTCGGTCATCCTGAAATGGGTCACACTTTCTTAAAACGTCACCCTGATGACCTAGATTTCAAGGGAATTTGCCCATTCCACGGTGACTGTCTTGAAGGTTTGGTTGCCGGACCAACATTTGATGCTCGTTTAGGTAAACCTGGTAAGGACGTTCCATTGACTGACCATGTTTGGGATATCATGGCCTACTACGTTGCTCAAGCTGCTATTCAAGTTACCTTGATTCTTCGTCCCGACAAGATCGTCTTCGGTGGCGGTGTTGTCAGTGAAACATTCTTAGACAAAGTTCGTGTTCAATTTAAGGAATTACTCAATGACTATGTTGAAGTTCCAGAATTAGACAAATACATCACAATGCCAGTAGTTAAGAACAATGGTTCAGCTACACTAGGTGATTTCGCCTTGGCTATTCGTGAATTAAATGCTTTCCAAGATTAG
- a CDS encoding GtrA family protein — translation MIKELWSKYKDAIPYLFFGVLTTVVNYVAFALLWRVLNMNSQIANAIAYVISVLFAYVTNKLWVFNSHTKTWKAFFQEMGSFFLFRGGSWVFDQGTMFIGMVLLHGNGFIVKIIANVVVVLLNYIFSKFIIFRKRN, via the coding sequence ATGATAAAAGAATTGTGGAGTAAATATAAAGATGCGATTCCCTATTTATTTTTCGGAGTCTTAACAACCGTAGTAAATTATGTAGCCTTTGCTTTATTGTGGCGCGTTTTGAATATGAATTCTCAAATTGCAAATGCAATTGCCTATGTGATTTCAGTTCTATTTGCTTATGTCACGAATAAGTTATGGGTCTTTAATTCTCATACCAAGACTTGGAAAGCCTTCTTCCAAGAAATGGGATCATTCTTCTTGTTCAGAGGTGGATCTTGGGTGTTTGACCAAGGTACGATGTTTATCGGAATGGTTTTACTACACGGCAATGGCTTTATCGTAAAAATTATTGCCAATGTTGTAGTTGTTTTACTGAACTATATTTTTAGTAAGTTTATTATTTTTAGAAAAAGAAATTAA